The Streptomyces sp. NBC_00659 genomic interval GCGGCCCCGCGTCTCGATCACCCCGTCCGACTCCAGGGCCCGGTAGGCCTTGGCGACGGTGTTGGCCGCGAGGCCGAGCGACTCGGCCAGCCCCCGTACCGTGGGCAGCTTGTGGCCGACCGGCAGCGCTCCGGACCGGGCCTGCTCGGAAATCTGGGCGCGCACCTGCTCGTACGGCGCGGCCCCCTCTGTGATGCGGATCTTCAGGGTCACGCGGTGATTGTCCCGTACCAGCACGAAAATGAGAGGCACCCGCACGCTGCGCCCGCGTAACGTGCGATCACATGACCGTGATCGTTCGCGAACTGCGGCACGGAGACCCGGTGGACGCCGCGGGCTTCGCGCGCGTTCGCCGCCAGGCCCTCCCGTTCATGCTCTTCACCCCCGAGTCCGTCGCCTACGACCTGGAGCGGGCGCATCCGGACTCCCACTACCGGCCGTTGGTGGCCGAGGAGGACGGGGAACTGATCGGCACCGCGCAGGTGCTCCTCGTCCACGACAGCCCCGAGCCCGGCCAGGGAAACCTCAACATCTACGTGCACCCGGAACGGACGGGACGCGGCGCGGGTTCGCTGCTGGCCCGCACCGCCGAGGAGCAGCTGGCCGCCCTGGGCGCGACCCGACTGCACGCCTGGGTGCTGGACACACCCGAGAACCGCGCCTTCGCCGAGAAGCGGGGCTATCGCGCCGCCCGCTCGGCGCACTTCCTCCGCCTCGACCTGGCGAACGGCACCCTGCCCCCGCTCCAGTCCCCGCCGGACGGTGTGGAGTTGCGGACCGGAGCGGACTTCGCGGACGACCCCCGGCCACTGTTCCGGCTGGACGCGGAGGCAAGCCTCGACGAACCGAGCGACATCGAGCACGAGTTCACGGACTACGACGCCTGGCTGACGGAGACCTGGCACCACCCTCTCCTGAACCTTGAACTCACGTCCGTAGCGCTCGTCGACGGCCGCCCGGCGGCGTTCAGCGCGGCCCGCACCGACGGCGGCACCCGCTACGGCACCGCGATGACGGGCACCGGCCGCGCCTTCCGGGGCCGGGGTCTGGCCAAACTCGCCAAGAACCACTCCCTGCACCGGGCCCGCGCGGCCGGGTTCACGGACGCGTTCACGGGCAACGACGCCGGCAACGGCCCGATGCTGGCGATCAACACATGGTTCGGCTATGAAATCTGCGCAACGGAGGTGAGGTATGTCCGTGACCTCGGCTGACACGCCCGGCACGTTGGAGATCGTGCTCGTCAAGGCAGGCCGTACGAAGATCAGTTACCCGGCCGAGCTGCTCGCCGACGACGGCACCCGGGTGGTCGTGCGCGCCCCCTGGGCGGGAGACGGCGTCCGTGACTTCGGCTTCGTACAGTTCGAGAAGGGTGATGTCTTCACCGAGTACTACTGGCGGGACCGCTGGTACTCGGTGAAGGAGGTCCAGGGCGCCGCGGGTGAGCGCAAGGGCTGGTACTGCGACATCACCCGTCCGGCCACCCTCTCCGGCGGCCGGCTGGTCGTCGAGGATCTCGACCTCGACCTGTGGCGATCGGCCGACGGCACGGACGTACGGCGCCTGGACGAGGACGAGTTCGCGGAGAGCGGCCTGGCGACCACCGACCCGGCCGCCGCGGCCGCCGCCGAGAAAGCCCTGGACGACCTCGAACACCTGGCTCGCGAGGGCGGCTTCGAGGCGCTGCTGGCGTAGCCGACGACACCGCCGGACGCGCCACTCGGTGACTGGCTCCGCTCGATGACCAGCCCCGCTCGATGAGCGGCGCTGCTCCATGAGCGGCGCTGCTCCATGAGCGGCGCTGCTCCATGAGCGGCGCTGCTCCATGAGCGGCGCTGCTCAGAAGCGGGCCACCACCGCGTACCGCTCGTCCTCGACGTCGCGGCCCCACAGCCGCGCGTCGGCCGACAGCGGGGCCACCCGCAGGTCGGCGGGGTCGGACAGCAGCGGCCGGAGCAGGGTGGCCATCCGCTCGGCGGATATACCGACCGGGCTCACGGTCCCCCACACTCCCTCGACGAGCACCAGCCTTCCTCCCGGGCGCAGCAGCCCGCGCCAGTGCCGCAGCACCCGCCCGGGGTCGGGCAGCGTCCACAGCACATGGCGGCTGAGCAGGACGTCGAAGCGCTGCTCCCCGACGGGCGGCGCCACCGCGTCGCCGACGAGGAAGACCGCGTCCCGCCCGGCCAGCTTGGCGCGTGCCTGGTCGATCATGCCCGGGGCGAGGTCGACCCCGGTGACCCGGTGGCCCTGCTCGGACGCTATGAGCGACAGGCTGCCGGTGCCGCAGCCCACGTCGAGCAGGTCACCGGACGTCTCGGGCAGCCAGTCCCGCATCCGGGCGACCCAGGCACCACGGACCTCGGGATCGCGCAGCCCGTGGTCGGGCTCCTCGTCGAACGTGCCGGATTCCGCGTCCCAGTCGACGCCCGCCCGTGTATTCGTACCGCCGTCGCTCACCATGCGTTCCACGATGTCACCCACCACTGACAATCGGCCCGAGCCCATCACGGACGGCCGACGAGTGACCCGCGCCACAGACATTTCGCGACCGATGAGGAACTCTCCCCGAAACGGTCTACCTCCGTACAACCGCGGAATCCGGTAGACACGAGGAGGCAGCCATGCGCCGTGTGACCGTGCAGAAGCCCCTGAGGAAGTCGGACTCCCGCCGTGTACGGGACGAGCCCGACGAGCGCCCCGCCGAGCGTCCGGAGGTCCGGAAGGACATCGCGCGCACCTGGTGGCCGGACGGCTGAGCCGGCGCGCCGGGCACGGCACGCGTTCCGCCGGATCAACGGCGGGCGGTGAAGCCCCGCGGTCGGCACGAGGTGAAGGCCTGCCGACCGCTCACCGTGGATCCCGTCAGACCGTCAGGCCAGCCGCTTGCGGTAGTGGATCCGGTCGTACGGCCCGTCGGCGCGCCGCTCGGCGACCTCGTACCCGTATCGCGGATAGATCTTCTGGTTCTCCCACATCATGGCGTTGGTGTAGAGCCTGATCTCGTCCAGCCCGAGCGCCCGCGCGTGTGCCTCGACGAAGCGCAGCAGCCGGCCCCCGATGCCCTGGCCGTGGGCATCGGGCCGGACCGCGATGATGTCGAGGTACAGATGGTCCGGGCGCTCCTCGACGACCACGAGCCCGAGGACCGGCTCGCCCGTGACGAACACCCGTCCCGTGGCCACGTTCGCCGCGTGGTCCGCTTCCATGGGCACCGGCACGAGCCCGATGCGCTCCACGTAGGGCTGGAAGGCGGCGTCGATCACGGCTTTCACGACGGGCACGTCCCCGGCGCCGGCACGCCGTACCCCGAACCCCTCGGCCGTCTCCCCGAATTCGCCCGACGTCTCCGCCATGCCCGCACCCACTTACCTGATCGCAGTCACGTACACCCCCTGTATACCGAACGCCGCCCCGAAGCTCCTCAGCCGCGACGGCTGGAGGGCGATGTGCCAGTGCCGATAGTGTCGCCGCAAAGGACGCGAGCGGACCTTCCTCAGGTGCGCTCGAAAACGCCACCGGTGGAGGAACCGTGTCCCCTGCTGCGGGAAACAGCACCCACGTCTTTCTGAGCGAGACGGAACATCATGGCAGCACCGTCACCGACCCCGGAGGACTACGCGCGCGGATAGTACAGAACGCTCTCTTCGCCGAGCGGCTGGTCATCACCGATTCTCAGGTGCTCCACAACGTGGCATTACGCTCACTCCTCGACGGGCAGACCCCGTCGACCCCCGAATGGCGTGCGGATCTCGCCGAATTGATCAGCTCGGGCATGCTGGTCATCGTGCGACGCGACTCGGCGGGTTCCTTTCGTGAGATCCGGGACGAACACAAGGCGCGCAATGTCGTCGATGTTCCGACCGAGGAATACGCCGAGCTCATGGACGAGATCACCGAAGGGCATCTCGCTCCGTACTCGGTGAACGAGGTGAGCGCGCGCTTCAAGCGGAGGACTGCGGATCGTCTGACCGATCTGATCGGACCGCCCGACGACTCCTATTCCCGGACCCTGCGCGCCGCGGTGGAATGGATCCACGGTCAGGATCCGCTTTACTACAACTCCCTGCGCGGATGGATCGCGGAGCGGCGAGCGGCCCACGGGGAGAGCTCCGAAGTCGCGCTGGAAGCCGTCGAGCGGTCGGCGAACTGGTCCTTCAGAACTTCACTGCCCGCCGCACTGGAGATACCCGTGGCATGGGGTGCCGTGCGCACGCCGTCCACGGTCGCGCTGCAAGGGGACGCCCTCCAGGGCGAATTGACCCTGCCTGGCTACGCACTGAACCCCTACGTGCTGGCGCGCCTCCCCGCGGGCGTGGTCAACGAAGCCGTCGGGCTCGCATCCCGGAAAGTGGTCGTCGATCAATTCGCGAAGGCTCACAGCGGCCGACCGGTGGACACCGACGCACTGAGGGACGGCGTCGAAGACTTCTGCATGCACCTCCAGGAAGCCGC includes:
- a CDS encoding GntR family transcriptional regulator → MTLKIRITEGAAPYEQVRAQISEQARSGALPVGHKLPTVRGLAESLGLAANTVAKAYRALESDGVIETRGRNGTFVAAAGDAASREAASAAQAYAERARRLGLTEDAALAAVRDALRAAFEDVS
- a CDS encoding class I SAM-dependent methyltransferase, which gives rise to MVSDGGTNTRAGVDWDAESGTFDEEPDHGLRDPEVRGAWVARMRDWLPETSGDLLDVGCGTGSLSLIASEQGHRVTGVDLAPGMIDQARAKLAGRDAVFLVGDAVAPPVGEQRFDVLLSRHVLWTLPDPGRVLRHWRGLLRPGGRLVLVEGVWGTVSPVGISAERMATLLRPLLSDPADLRVAPLSADARLWGRDVEDERYAVVARF
- a CDS encoding GNAT family N-acetyltransferase; the protein is MAETSGEFGETAEGFGVRRAGAGDVPVVKAVIDAAFQPYVERIGLVPVPMEADHAANVATGRVFVTGEPVLGLVVVEERPDHLYLDIIAVRPDAHGQGIGGRLLRFVEAHARALGLDEIRLYTNAMMWENQKIYPRYGYEVAERRADGPYDRIHYRKRLA
- a CDS encoding DUF402 domain-containing protein, with amino-acid sequence MSVTSADTPGTLEIVLVKAGRTKISYPAELLADDGTRVVVRAPWAGDGVRDFGFVQFEKGDVFTEYYWRDRWYSVKEVQGAAGERKGWYCDITRPATLSGGRLVVEDLDLDLWRSADGTDVRRLDEDEFAESGLATTDPAAAAAAEKALDDLEHLAREGGFEALLA
- a CDS encoding GNAT family N-acetyltransferase, coding for MTVIVRELRHGDPVDAAGFARVRRQALPFMLFTPESVAYDLERAHPDSHYRPLVAEEDGELIGTAQVLLVHDSPEPGQGNLNIYVHPERTGRGAGSLLARTAEEQLAALGATRLHAWVLDTPENRAFAEKRGYRAARSAHFLRLDLANGTLPPLQSPPDGVELRTGADFADDPRPLFRLDAEASLDEPSDIEHEFTDYDAWLTETWHHPLLNLELTSVALVDGRPAAFSAARTDGGTRYGTAMTGTGRAFRGRGLAKLAKNHSLHRARAAGFTDAFTGNDAGNGPMLAINTWFGYEICATEVRYVRDLG